A single region of the Gossypium arboreum isolate Shixiya-1 chromosome 12, ASM2569848v2, whole genome shotgun sequence genome encodes:
- the LOC108477040 gene encoding caffeoyl-CoA O-methyltransferase encodes MGPSPTFDQSGTSPTPDRGGKRSNLDFRLHITPLHFFFQLRFPIQRKLKLAQVHKQRKAKRKKLFISRVLAMATNTQEQQSQAGRHQEVGHKSLLQSDALYQYILETSVYPREPEPMKELRELTAKHPWNLMTTSADEGQFLNMLLKLINAKNTMEIGVYTGYSLLATALAIPDDGKILAMDVNRENYELGLPVIQKAGVAHKIDFKEGPALPVLDQLVEDEKNHGSFDFIFVDADKDNYLNYHKRLIELVKVGGLIGYDNTLWNGSVVAPPDAPLRKYVRYYRDFVMELNKALAVDPRIEICMLPVGDGITLCRRVK; translated from the exons ATGGGTCCCAGTCCAACTTTCGATCAATCTGGGACTTCACCAACCCCCGACCGGGGTGGCAAGCGGTCCAACCTGGATTTTCGACTTCATATAACCCCTTTGCATTTCTTCTTTCAACTCAGGTTTCCAATTCAAAGGAAATTGAAACTCGCTCAGGTCCATAAACAAAGGAAAGCAAAGAGAAAGAAGCTTTTCATTTCAAGGGTTTTAGCAATGGCAACCAATACGCAAGAGCAGCAATCTCAGGCTGGTAGGCACCAGGAAGTTGGCCACAAGAGCCTTTTGCAAAGTGATGCTCTTTACCAG TATATCCTCGAGACCAGTGTGTATCCGAGGGAGCCTGAACCCATGAAGGAGCTCAGAGAGTTGACTGCCAAGCACCCATG GAACCTTATGACAACATCAGCCGATGAAGGCCAGTTCTTGAACATGCTTCTTAAGTTGATCAATGCCAAGAACACCATGGAGATTGGTGTCTACACTGGCTATTCTCTCTTAGCCACTGCCCTTGCTATCCCTGATGATGGAAAG ATCCTAGCCATGGATGTTAACAGAGAAAACTACGAGCTGGGTCTGCCTGTAATCCAAAAGGCTGGTGTTGCACACAAAATTGATTTCAAAGAGGGCCCTGCTTTGCCAGTTCTTGATCAATTAGTGGAAGAT GAAAAGAACCACGGATCCTTTGACTTCATCTTTGTGGATGCTGATAAAGACAATTACCTAAACTACCACAAGAGGCTAATTGAGCTGGTGAAAGTAGGCGGTTTGATCGGCTACGACAATACCCTATGGAATGGGTCGGTGGTAGCACCACCTGATGCGCCTCTCAGGAAGTACGTTAGGTATTACAGAGACTTCG
- the LOC108479507 gene encoding E3 ubiquitin-protein ligase MBR2-like, whose product MSSLMQGQGSTIDSFPEIVNIDEGTSPNNTSIGQPNSLHDMLNPVETRLSNFAAPSGGTMHRNAITLDVQSISGWNSGQPSSRQGVQNQVTQDALNHRLNDDGEDARIRATPRSEERRIEPLNVFFTGRLNNGWSGNLVRSGPICLQSSSSNHIPENVNLNEGFISGNGTRESVVGTGGRPNLHDSGGLEREQISNASVSSDNVGSSSGSSNHVGEENNDGSGSSLGSYGLSCKRKALEGTSGQSFSAGASGCFQQVENIAWHASPTRNEASSSLSLSTPSSNFLNVTPPDQSNPRVGLGMRGVVSDAFLSLGERRANPGNEQESLPFSLLSTRAAGHSSFVSPSHPRVAPVDESLNMRPTTTIAGNSGSTSTQPHMRTASIVPRNVHPISRNGTSSSSVCNPSSSSSSGEIRGEPNIRNISRNNVEHPMFVPATEMRNVAQDRTGWSLASGNPSTSGSLNPSSNIHPLPDPAWIPPHNPPIHNQQRLSEFASWSLFPPIGSGFGGHSGRFPLPSSRPSASSQETVGPSESNSQGNNQPCPRLALILERHDDDVLGMAHSLRALAADIEGRHRLISEIRQVLNAVHRGENLQIEDYMPFDPFIYHGMAAMHDRHRDMRLDVDNMSYEELLALEERIGDVSTGLSEEMILKLMEQRKHSSTSTESQQDLEPCCICQEEYANGDDTGILDCGHDFHSNCIKQWLMLKNLCPICKTTGLLK is encoded by the exons ATGTCGTCCCTGATGCAAGGTCAGGGGAGCACCATTGATTCCTTCCCTGAAATTGTTAATATTGATGAGGGAACAAGTCCCAATAACACTAGTATTGGTCAACCGAATTCATTGCATGACATGCTGAATCCTGTGGAAACTCGGCTATCCAATTTTGCAGCACCTTCTGGTGGGACAATGCACAGAAATGCTATTACCCTTGATGTTCAGAGCATTAGTGGCTGGAATTCTGGTCAACCAAGCTCTAGACAGGGAGTGCAGAACCAGGTGACGCAGGATGCTCTAAATCACCGTCTTAATGATGATGGTGAGGATGCACGTATACGGGCCACTCCGAGGTCAGAAGAACGGCGGATTGAACCACTAAATGTCTTTTTTACTGGGAGACTGAATAATGGATGGAGTGGCAATCTGGTTAGAAGTGGGCCCATATGTTTGCAGAGTTCCAGCTCTAATCATATCCCAGAGAATGTGAATTTAAATGAAGGATTTATTAGTGGAAATGGTACCAGAGAGTCGGTTGTTGGAACTGGTGGAAGGCCTAATCTCCACGATTCAGGTGGATTAGAAAGAGAACAGATATCTAATGCAAGTGTTTCTTCTGATAATGTTGGCAGTTCATCTGGAAGCTCTAATCATGTAGGAGAGGAAAACAATGATGGCTCAGGCTCCTCTTTGGGCAGTTATGGTTTATCCTGCAAGAGGAAGGCCCTTGAAGGTACTTCTGGACAGTCTTTTTCTGCCGGTGCTTCAGGCTGTTTTCAACAAGTAGAAAATATTGCGTGGCATGCTAGTCCTACTCGTAATGAAGCTTCCAGCAGCTTGAGTTTATCTACACCCTCTTCGAATTTCCTTAATGTGACTCCACCTGATCAGTCAAATCCAAGAGTTGGGCTTGGTATGAGAGGAGTAGTTAGTGATGCATTTCTTTCTTTAGGTGAAAGAAGAGCAAATCCGGGAAATGAACAAGAATCTTTACCATTTAGTTTATTGTCAACCAGGGCTGCTGGCCATTCTAGTTTCGTCTCTCCTAGTCACCCTCGAGTTGCACCAGTTGATGAATCTCTAAACATGAGACCAACAACAACAATAGCTGGAAATTCTGGCTCAACCTCAACTCAACCTCATATGAGAACTGCTTCTATTGTCCCAAGAAATGTGCATCCTATCTCTAGGAACGGTACTTCCAGTTCAAGTGTTTGCAACCCATCAAGTTCTAGTAGTTCTGGAGAGATACGAGGAGAACCAAACATCAGAAATATCTCAAGAAACAATGTGGAGCATCCCATGTTTGTACCGGCTACTGAGATGAGAAATGTGGCACAAGATCGGACAGGTTGGAGTTTGGCTTCTGGAAACCCTAGTACTTCTGGATCCCTAAACCCTAGTTCAAACATCCATCCTTTGCCTGATCCTGCCTGGATCCCTCCTCACAACCCTCCAATACATAATCAACAGAGACTATCAGAATTTGCATCTTGGTCTTTATTTCCTCCTATTGGTTCTGGATTTGGTGGTCATAGTGGCCGTTTTCCACTACCATCTTCAAGGCCTTCAGCTTCCTCACAGGAGACAGTGGGGCCATCAGAATCTAACAGCCAGGGGAATAATCAACCATGCCCAAGGTTAGCATTAATATTGGAGAGACATGATGATGATGTTCTTGGGATGGCCCATTCATTACGAGCATTGGCTGCTGATATTGAAGGGAGACACCGACTAATTTCTGAG ATTCGCCAAGTCTTAAATGCTGTCCACAGGGGGGAGAACTTACAAATTGAG GATTATATGCCGTTTGATCCATTCATCTATCATGGTATGGCTGCTATGCATGACAGACATAGAGACATGCGTCTTGATGTTGATAACATGTCTTATGAG GAACTGTTGGCATTAGAAGAACGCATAGGAGATGTGAGCACTGGACTGAGCGAGGAAATGATTCTGAAGTTGATGGAACAACGGAAGCATTCATCTACTTCAACAGAATCCCAACAAGATCTGGAACCGTGTTGTATCTGTCAG GAAGAATATGCAAATGGAGATGACACTGGGATACTAGATTGTGGACATGACTTCCACTCTAACTGCATTAAACAATGGTTAATGCTAAAGAACTTGTGCCCTATTTGTAAGACAACAGGCTTGCTTAAATGA